GCCTCACCGATCCTGGAGGACCACCATGGCCAACCGTGACCAGGGCATCATCGACCCGCCCATTGACGCACTGCTCAACAAGGTCGACTCGAAGTACCAGCTCGTCATCTACGCATCCAAGCGCGCGCGTCAGATCAACGACTACTACTCGGACCTCCACGAGGGGAACCTCTTCGACAACGTGGGCCCGCTCGTCGACTCGAACGTCGAGGACAAGCCGCTGACGATCGCCCT
This DNA window, taken from Microbacterium sp. MM2322, encodes the following:
- the rpoZ gene encoding DNA-directed RNA polymerase subunit omega — translated: MANRDQGIIDPPIDALLNKVDSKYQLVIYASKRARQINDYYSDLHEGNLFDNVGPLVDSNVEDKPLTIALHEIHEDKLRLRAAE